A section of the Castanea sativa cultivar Marrone di Chiusa Pesio chromosome 12, ASM4071231v1 genome encodes:
- the LOC142619385 gene encoding sterol 3-beta-glucosyltransferase UGT80A2, producing the protein MDNNSGQSQFADTKQLDSNGSFNFTTTNNNNNGASATTTTSSGAASQNHSEVNTLPVEILNVDKLESAGPIKLERSKTERHRHHNILAEEAAQIFDDSISVQQKLKLLNRIATVKDDGTVEFEVPADVEPQDIGVGSVGASTDPVDDEPLDATDLQYIPPLQVVMLIVGTRGDVQPFIAIGKRLQDYGHRVRLATHSNFKEFVLTAGLEFYPLGGDPKVLAGYMVKNKGFLPSGPSEIPIQRNQMKDIIYSLLSACRDPDMDTNVAFKADAIIANPPAYGHTHVAEALKVPIHIFFTMPWTPTSEFPHPLSRVKQQAGYRLSYQIVDSLIWLGIRDMINDVRKKKLKLRPVTYLSGSQGSDSDIPHGYIWSPHLVPKPKDWGPKVDVVGFCFLDLASNYEPPESLVKWLEAGDKPIYIGFGSLPVEEPEKMTQIIVEALETTKQRGIINKGWGGLGNLAEPKDFIYLLENCPHDWLFLQCKAVVHHGGAGTTAAGLRAACPTTIVPFFGDQPFWGDRVNARGVGPPPIPVDEFTLPKLVEAINFMLDPKVKERAVELAKAMENEDGVTGAVKAFFKHLPFKKPEPEPEPEPVTSSFFSLSKCFGCA; encoded by the exons ATGGACAACAACAGCGGTCAGAGTCAGTTTGCCGATACCAAACAACTCGACTCCAATGGTTCCTTTAActtcaccaccaccaacaacaacaacaacggtGCCAGTGCCACAACCACCACCTCTTCAG GGGCTGCTAGCCAGAATCATTCTGAAGTAAATACCTTGCCGGTTGAGATATTAAACGTTGACAAACTGGAATCTGCGGGACCGATTAAGTTGGAAAGATCAAAAACTGAGAGGCATAGACATCATAATATACTTGCTGAAGAAGCAGCACAAATTTTTGACGACTCAATTTCTGTCCAGCAGAAG CTAAAACTTTTGAATAGAATAGCTACAGTAAAAGATGATGGAACTGTAGAATTTGAAGTTCCAGCTGATGTTGAACCCCAAGATATTGGTGTTGGCTCTGTGGGTGCTAGCACTGATCCTGTGGATGATGAGCCTCTTGATGCAACAGACCTTCAGTACATACCACCATTGCAAGTAGTAATGCTTATTGTGGGTACACGTGGAGATGTTCAGCCGTTTATTGCAATTGGAAAACGTTTGCAG GACTATGGCCATCGTGTTAGACTAGCAActcattcaaatttcaaagagtTTGTCTTGACTGCTGGGTTGGAGTTTTACCCTCTAGGAGGAGATCCGAAAGTTCTTGCTGGTT ATATGGTGAAAAATAAAGGATTCTTGCCATCGGGGCCTTCTGAGATACCTATTCAACGAAATCAAATGAAGGATATTATCTATTCTTTACTTTCAGCTTGCAGAGACCCTGATATGGATACTAATGTCGCCTTTAAAGCGGATGCAATCATTGCCAATCCCCCGGCGTACG GTCATACCCATGTAGCAGAGGCACTGAAAGTAccaattcatatatttttcacgATGCCATGGAC GCCAACTAGCGAATTTCCACATCCTTTGTCCCGTGTGAAGCAACAAGCTGGATATAGG CTGTCATATCAAATTGTCGACTCCTTGATTTGGCTTGGAATTCGGGATATGATCAATGATGTTAGGAAGAAAAAGCTGAAGCTTCGTCCTGTAACATACTTAAGTGGTTCACAGGGCTCTGATTCTGATATTCCACATGGATATATATGGAGTCCTCACCTTGTTCCTAAACCAAAAG ATTGGGGACCTAAGGTTGATGTGGTAGGATTTTGCTTCCTTGATCTTGCATCAAATTATGAACCTCCTGAATCACTTGTAAAATGGCTCGAAGCTGGTGACAAGCCTATTTATATAGGATTTGGTAGTCTT CCTGTTGAAGAGCCTGAGAAAATGACCCAAATTATTGTGGAGGCATTGGAAACCACTAAACAGAGGGGCATCATTAACAAGGGCTGGGGTGGACTTGGGAATT TGGCAGAACCAAAGGATTTCATATACTTATTGGAAAACTGCCCTCATGACTGGCTATTCTTACAGTGCAAGGCTGTG GTGCATCATGGAGGTGCTGGAACAACAGCTGCTGGTCTTAGAGCTGCG TGCCCAACAACCATCGTGCCTTTCTTTGGTGACCAACCTTTCTGGGGAGACCGAGTCAATGCAAGAGGAGTAGGTCCTCCACCCATTCCTGTTGATGAATTTACTCTTCCCAAGTTGGTTGAAGCAATAAATTTTATGCTAGATCCCAAG GTGAAAGAGCGTGCGGTTGAACTTGCGAAGGCCATGGAAAACGAGGACGGTGTGACTGGAGCAGTGAAAGCCTTCTTCAAGCATCTTCCTTTCAAAAAGCCAGAGCCAGAGCCAGAGCCAGAACCGGTGACATCAAGTTTTTTCTCTTTAAGTAAATGTTTTGGTTGTGCTTGA
- the LOC142620699 gene encoding uncharacterized protein LOC142620699 has translation MNGDPARHNQNLHCQYHQEHGHTTENCKNLWYHLEQLVKEGRLQHFLYKPNGQASHTGSGTQGNTSSRPPLGTINVIFATLENADSCPSRVMTVARPLSENSNHGLKRAKDRGYDVRRVMVDQGSGAEIMYPYLYRGLGLKPKDLTSYDSPLVGFDGKMVIPMGQVKLPV, from the exons ATGAATGGAGACCCTGCAAGACATAATCAGAACCTTCATTGTCAGTACCACCAAGAGCACGGACATACCACCGAGAACTGTAAAAATCTGTGGTatcatttggagcaattggttaaGGAAGGAAGGTTACAACATTTCCTATATAAGCCCAATGGGCAAGCTAGTCACACAGGTTCAGGTACTCAAGGGAACACCTCTTCGAGGCCTCCATTGGGCACCATTAATGTCATCTTTGCAACCCTTGAAAATGCAGATTCATGCCCCTCCCGGGTAATGACTGTGGCTCGCCCACTATCCGAGAACTCTAATCATGGGCTGAAGAGAGCAAAG GATAGGGGGTATGACGTGAGGCGTGTTATGGTGGATCAGGGTAGTGGGGCGGAAATTATGTATCCCTACTTGTATAGAGGTTTAGGATTAAAACCAAAAGATTTGACTAGTTATGATTCACCTCTAGTAGGTTTTGATGGGAAGATGGTTATACCAATGGGACAAGTCAAGTTGCCGGTATAG